From the Phoenix dactylifera cultivar Barhee BC4 unplaced genomic scaffold, palm_55x_up_171113_PBpolish2nd_filt_p 000717F, whole genome shotgun sequence genome, the window CAGAAGCATGCTGCAGCTTTCCTCGAACAAAAAAGGTTGAACTACTCGTGCATAGCTAACTGTGACCACCCAAGATAAAATTCAAGTTGGGTGGAAAAGACGAAGAAGTAAGAGTCGCCGAATGAAAAGGTGAAAAGAGAAATCAGATGCCCAAGGGGGCCGCAATGATAAGGAAAAGCAAGGTCAGCTAAGCAAAAAATCCTTTATAGCCAAGCAAGTGCTCCCAGAAAGGGAGGGGGGAATCTCTCCTCTCAACAGCCATTTCCAGTTTAAACATTTCAATCCAACTCTAAAGTTTCCTGTCCAACACATCCTTCTCAAATCATTCACATAGCACCGGATCTGGTTCAAGTTGCAAGTGGTAATATTTTGTGACTCGCATACAGGGGAACATGACCCAAACTGTCTCGGAAGACTTGGAAAAAGAATGAGCCAAGACTTTGGCAGCATAGAACTCTAATCGCATCTCTTCTTCTGCCAATGATAAGCTAATCAATTTTGAGAAGCGTTCTCTGTACGCAAGCTAATTCATTTGAAGAGAACTTCTACGCAACCAGAGATATATACAGAGACTTTACCATTGGTTCACCTACAGATTTTTAGACCTAGTGGATTAAAGACATACATAGATTTCAAAACTTAGGAATACATCCGTGCATGCAAGATGCTAATTAAATCATGCAAAACAGAAACCCCAAAAAGAGATAACGGTGCCTAGTAACATTGGTGTGCGGAAGTCACAAAATTTAGCAGCAGTTTCTAAGGGAGATTAACATGACAGCTATATCTGGGGGCACTCCTTTTTGTAGAATGTGATGGCTAAACGCCTTGAGCAAAAGGGATTGAGAATGCTCTTTCTTGTTGGGTATTTAGGCTCCTTAGTGTTGCTCGAAGGATACCATATCTCTCGTTCATGGTCGCTATCATATTGAGTTTTACATGCAGTTTGTATGAGTGTACCCTACAATTGCTTGCACTAGAGAAATATCAGAAGAGAGATGCTGCCAGAAGAGAAGCATGGTTgtttccttatttataagaaaaAAGAGGTCCATATTATGTCACACATTATTAAGACAGAAGAAGATGTATTTGGCCCTAACTCTAGAGGATGGAAATATTAATGACAAGAGGAAGAAACAATCAGCATTGAAAAAGACAAATGCGAAACGCTAGGTTCAGCCATGTCCGTATCATTATCTTGGGTGCATCCTTTTGttcttgttctttctttttctcttttttccttcgTTACAATATTGGGAGGCCTTACTCACTCAAGGGGTCGGTCCAATAATTCGAGGTAAGATGACGCTTGTCATTTTCCTTGTGCTTCTTTAAGCATTCCAAGATTCCTATGGGGGTGGAGAAAGATTAAAGGGAGGTTGCTTACCTGGTTTTGGAGTTTCTCCGTATAGAAGCTAGCGGTCGATAAGGCATCTGTGTCAAGAACTCCTATACGCAGATTGCTTCCAGCTTCCACCGGCTTCAGGTTTGCTGCCTCGAGTTCCTCGGCAACACATTCACCGACATGAAGGAAGGGCACCGAGCAGCCCTCGGAAATTTCCTCATGCCACGAGCTCGAGATATGACATGGCATGACTATGCAACGAGCTCCGGAGCTCTCCAAAAAGATCCTCTTGCGGCGTAGGTTCTCCACGACGGAAGCATGATCGATTCGCAGATCGGTGTTCCTTGAAGCGGGGGACAGAAAGGAAGTCCTTTTACGGGAAGAGAGTTCTCTGCTCAGGACGGGGTCGCTGCAAGCGATGAAAGGGAGACCTGCCCCTCCATCTCCCGAACTCCACGCGACGAGCTTCTCTAAGAAGCCGACGGTGGAAACAGCCGAGACGCCTCCTATGACACCAACCGTGTTGGGAAGGGCCAGGACGGGACTCTCGGACCCACTTCCCCAACGAGAGGAAGCTGGCGTGGAACTCCTAGAATCAGAGAGGTCGTCACCCCCATCGGTTTGCAGCAGAACCGATGACGGTTTGGGACAGCGGACGGAGCTGGAAGGCCAGGCTTTGGGACGGCCCATCCTGTGCCTGGCTACTCCATGATCCACGAGACGAATCGGGAAACTAGACATCGTCGTGCTCCCATCAAGCATCGCGCCTCGCCTCTGATTGCGTGCGTCTCTACGATTTTCTTACAGTCTTTGCGGTACCCAAAGATCCGATTCGAGTTTTCGATCGCAAGATCTGATTTCAAGTGCAGATTTCAACGACTCTAGGAAGTATTAGGTCGTTTAAGGAATTCCAGGACTTACAGCGAGAACGCTTCTTATCTCCCCTCTAGCCAAACCTTCTGAAGCACAGATCCCCCGGAAAAGAAGACTCGCACCTTCTCAGTTTGTCCGATGAGGTACGAAGCCGCTTCCAGGATCTGCCGAATGATCGCACGAGGgacaaaacaaagaagaaaaaaagacagaAATCTAGCCTTGcggcggaaaaaaaaaaaatccgcgatcaagatttgatttttcttttatgaaagtACGCAAGGGATGAGCTGAAAAGAGACACATCCCCTCGCTTCAAGATGAAGAAAGGAGGCACAGAGGAATCTCAATAATGTAAGTTCTCTAACTCTATCTATCATCCACCACCAGaagaatccaaaagaaacagcagAAATAGGAAAAAGATTGGACGTTACAGCAACATTATCATCCCCTCACCTTCTCCAGTCGTCGCTCATGCCGTCTGTCGGCCTGACATTGGATTCTCGGGAGGTGACAACAATGACAGTTGATGGAACAAGATTCTCTTCTATCTATCTCGCCCCCCACTCCCCAAATGATGGCTGCAGTAaatcccttcccttcccttccggtTCTGAAGTTTTATTAAGAGCTCGCCCTCGCGCCGCGTTTAACGTTTGCCGGTAGATTTTGTAGAAAACAGCAGCACGGCGGCCCGCTGCCTGTTGGCATGAGTTGGATGTCCGACACTGGATCTATCATTAATGCGAGTTCCCACTCGTGGGGCCACGTTCAGTACATCGGCAGAGAACCCCTTGTTCGCCTCCCTTCGTATAATACACGGTATTTGATGCTCTCCTACGACAAAAACCAAGATGTCTCCCATGTGACCATAAGCTTGATTGCAAGGGATTTCTGGTCGCCCCATTGTAAGATCGGTAATCGGTAAGGTATCCACCGGGAGAGAAATTTTTATGGCCAGATTCACCTTTGACCTAGGGATGAAACACAGATTCACCATGGACCTGGGATGAAATCCACCTAATAATTCCTACCCCTCCCCTCCAGGGTCCATGCATCAGCGAGAAGTGGGGAAAAAACGATCCTGTGCGTACATTATCCTATATCGGACACCCATATCATATTTTTATCTTATCTTCTGACTTGAAGGGTAGAATTTATATGAGTTTCAAGTCGAACAGTACCAGCGGAGTTCGAGATGAACTGCAAGATGCAATCCATAACTTGAGGCTGAGGCAGTGCATGGCACCCCGTAAGACCACCATGCTAAATTATCAGTCAAGATGAAGCCTGCAATGCACAATAATGGACTTGATCTTGCATTCCATGCATTTCCCATTTGCCTCCAAATCATTCATTCTCCAACATATAATAGGGATCTTCAATCACCACCAGATTTAAACTAGGCTGCGGCAGTGTTTAACAagcaaaaaagggggaaaatttTGATCTGCTGTAAAGTCTATTTCAGCAGAGCTAGAAACCAAGAGACCGAGTGCAGCAAAAAATCATTATTTCCTGCATCAGTTTGAACCGAATTGGATTGCCAATCACATTCGTGCTCGCTTCTCAGAAATGATGATAGTTAACTGCTTGCCCCAAAAGCCGACATATTCTCACTGTAACCTGTGTACATACTACAAGCACCGAGTTTAAATACTGAACATCACACTGAATTTTTTTGCTACTTCCTATGTCATAAATAGCATACTATTACAGCACTGTAACGAGTTCTAAAATTGGCTTCTTGCCaaacaaaatcaaaataatCTGATGCAATCGAGCAAAAGCCATTCTTCCCATTTTTTCTGATGGAAGAACCCATTCTTCCCCGTGCATCATCTATTTCAGTTTCGACTTGGCCGAGCTCTTCAGTGGCTTGGCGACGGGTGCAGCCTGACCATTTCTGACTTCCTTCTTCACATTGTACCTTATAGATGAAAAGGCACATACTAGTGCAACCACAATTGTTGGGTAGACATAAACAGCTTTTGTTGGATCAGTGTTTGCTGGTTTCCCAAGAATCCCTTCCTTTACAAGGCCCCAGACAACCAAGAGAGTCCCAAACAAGGTCATTCTCCCAGGATTTATGAGACCTACGAGGGCACCTGCAACGGAGAAGTAGCTTCCAGCAAGAACCTGGCAAGGTAACAGACAAATTCAGCTATTTTCTGTAGCCAAAATTCAAATTGCATATGTTAATGGAATACAGGAATCGCACATATCAACAAACCTCTAGGCGCTGAAGATCAACTACTGCTGAAGCATTTTTAGCCTCTGTCAGGTTGTACATGTGAAGCAAATTGTCCCAGCTTGGGAAGGTCATGTTTCTGAGGAGACCATTCACTATAGCTCCGGGGTAGAGGAGAGCCTTCACAATAAATGGAGGAAATACTTCATTTGCAATTAATTGTGAAGATGTCACTTGTATTGGCGTTGTACACATCCCTGATCTGCATGGGACCCTGAAAGGGCCAAaaaaacaaattgaagtccaATCATCACATCTTATGCTTATTCAACCATTCAAAGTTCTAGCAAAGTCAGGATTATTACAAAAGTAAGATACCATTGCGTTCCCATGTCTGAAATCAAAGAGTCACTTTCTAAGGGGATTTTTCTGCCAACCTGTTCTCAATACAAAAATGCCTGTGCCATCTTTCTTGCAACTatcctacttttttttttattaacctTCATATGCATTCATGAGTTAAAATTGAAATTCATGCTGGACAGAGGCTGCAAACAGATTAGATACGGATCGGGTATCAACATATCCATATTCATAACTATTTGTATTTAGTGAATATGGATGCAGATATAGAAATCAATCAGATATAAAAATTCATATTATATTTGCTTTAAACGGATATAGATATACATTAGATATTGAAAGTATGGATGAATACGGATATAAGTCAGATAGTTAATCTCTTTATCACCACCACATAAAGAAATCACTGAATGGAAAGTAAATTAAGTCAATAACATGTTAATATGGCCACTTATTTCTTTGAAAAGTTCATGGGTGCTATTTAGGATTAAATAGGATTACAAATAGAACCAGATGTTTGGATACAGGCTGTACAGTTGTCTTTCTATATccgcatccttttttttttatggatatcGATACGAATATGAATAATAATTGCATGCCCAAATTTATAAGCTTATCCAAGTAGATTTGGATATGGGAACGGATCTAGAGTGCTATCGCCCGGTCCACTTTCACCCCTATGCTGGACgactcctttttttctttttctttttccaataaTATTGCCATGAAAATAACATCTTCTGGCCCAACAATGATTCATCAGATATAAGCAGCAGTAACAACAAAATAGAATTCAGAGAGTGAAACATTCAAAATAAGCTTGCTGGGTCTGAACTTTAGAATTGACAGCAGAATGGGAAAATCAGCATTAGTTGGGGAATTTTTCAGATCTATTCAAAAATTGAACAAGGTAAATTACATAGCAATCAGTGCATGATCCAGTTCAGCATTTGATGAGACTCTCAGGCAAATGGttttcttatattcaatcatagaaaaaggaaaaaaacaaaaagttgTTTAATCAAATTTAACAAAGTAGATTTCAAATAATACTCAAAGCAAATTTAAACTCAGATTCCATCAAATGCAGACTTGATTACTAGGATTTCCTAATATACATACAGGACAAGATATGGAGGTATGAGATGGCAGTTGTACATGTAGGGATGCAAAATAGGTGGAAAGAAAACTCTGTCAGAGTACTCATAAAGATTGAGAGCAAATTGTACAGCATATGTAGAGGTTCAGGGCATGCTATACAGGCGTCACAACACTCATTGAGCACAAGAGTGAATTAATGACAGTCATGTAGTTGATTCTCCCATCATAGAGGAGCATAACTCACATCCAGTAACACAACATAGAGCATCCTATAGCTTTTATCTACATATATTTACTAGTGATATAAAACAttatataaagaaaacaccaggaatcaacaaaaaatgaaaataaaataaaaacaattaACATCTGATCCATTTGGAACTCTTTAAGCCAGACTTACTTTCAGATTCATGATTCAACACACCCAACCTTTAATCATATTTCTAAACTTCCATCAAGATATATCCTTTATATGACATTTGGATTTGGTTGATCAAAACAACAAGCTCAATGGACACCAGGTATTAGGTTTACTCGGACAAGGTGTCATTAAGTCTTATTTTTTTCCATAGTCCAGGATCATTTATTAACTCAAAACATTTAGCAAACTGACCTTACTATATCTAGTAGTGTTTGAATTGTCCTCTTTTTTCCATGCAGAACAAATCTGAAGACTTTGTAAAAGGTGAAGTAAGACAGCATATCTGAATGCATAGTGAGTTTTAGTTCAAAATTCTAAAGCTTATCTTTCACAGTCAGTCAACCTCTTTCAAGTAGAATAGAGTCCCAACTCCCATTAGCAGATCTGGATCATCACTAAGACGAAAGGGACACCACCGTGCCCCTAAATAGGGTGATTTTGGGGTTCTTTGAACGCAGCGAGGTCCTCTGCTTTCAAGATTCTATCAAAAGTcctctattttattattttaatttctattgCTGAGGTTCAAGTACAATGAACTGAAGGAGGGtataccctctctctctcaagatattgatttctccTCAGAGTTTGGGTATTTGATCGATCTACTTACTTCTATTATATCAATACTAATTACTACTGTTGGAATCATTATTCTTGCCTGATCAAGAAAAGCAAGCAAAGAAGCAGCAGGA encodes:
- the LOC120106984 gene encoding uncharacterized protein LOC120106984 produces the protein MAPSAKTGWTSSRIAYIASRVYFVLIIFQIPLFRVPCRSGMCTTPIQVTSSQLIANEVFPPFIVKALLYPGAIVNGLLRNMTFPSWDNLLHMYNLTEAKNASAVVDLQRLEVLAGSYFSVAGALVGLINPGRMTLFGTLLVVWGLVKEGILGKPANTDPTKAVYVYPTIVVALVCAFSSIRYNVKKEVRNGQAAPVAKPLKSSAKSKLK
- the LOC103722904 gene encoding broad specificity amino-acid racemase RacX, with protein sequence MLDGSTTMSSFPIRLVDHGVARHRMGRPKAWPSSSVRCPKPSSVLLQTDGGDDLSDSRSSTPASSRWGSGSESPVLALPNTVGVIGGVSAVSTVGFLEKLVAWSSGDGGAGLPFIACSDPVLSRELSSRKRTSFLSPASRNTDLRIDHASVVENLRRKRIFLESSGARCIVMPCHISSSWHEEISEGCSVPFLHVGECVAEELEAANLKPVEAGSNLRIGVLDTDALSTASFYTEKLQNQGFEVLLPDKETMEHTVIPAVGAFHRKDVEGARNLLRIALQVLLVRAVSTIILASDDMQGLLPRDDPLLKKCIDPMDALVRATIRWADSRANNEQ